Within the Malus sylvestris chromosome 4, drMalSylv7.2, whole genome shotgun sequence genome, the region CTTCTCAGGCTTGGCTGTAAATAATCCTTTCGCAAAACACCACATACTGAAACCCTTTGGTGCCGTACATAAAGATTCAACATCCTTCATCACTTCACTAACTGAAGGTACGTCACTACTATCAACAGCTACCGCACCACCTTTCCATTGGAAGAACATCGAACCATCTCCCACTTTCCACCCTCCTGCAACTACTACATCATTCTCATCTTTCTTAGCTTGTAGGACAAGTTGTTGAGTATCCGTTTTCCCCTTCCAGGATGACCTCGTCCGCTGAGGGGTTTCGACTGGCCTGACGTATCTTTATTGGAAAGTACACATATGAGGAAATTCAATAATAGGGTttactaactaactaactaactaactaactatatatatatatatataagagagATATAAATTCAAAACAAGTGAGATACTGCGTGATCACATTGATGTAAACTTCAACTGAACCATCAAAAACCCCAAACGACACCAATATATAGTATATGACTGCATTcacaaatatgcaaaaacaaacaaatgtaaaaaaaatttcgtacccagtgcacaaggctcccgctttacgcagggtctgggagaggtgaatgtcggctagccttacccccatttatggagaggctgctctcaagaaacaaatgtaaaaaaatgaagaaaataattACCTGTAAAGTTTTTCACATATATCCATCACGGGATCAGCATAAGCACCAACAACCTCATCAACCTTAACCCCGTTTTGATAGAAAAGGAATGTTGGCTGCAGCAAAATGCACAGGTCATCAAATTAATTTGCAATTTTTAGATGAAAGCGAGGCCGAATTATTTACTCAGCTTAATCTAACGGCCTAATTAGCCAAtacaagtatatatgtatagcATGTATAGCTATTCTAAACCTTCAATTAGTAGATGGTAAGAAAACACCACAagttttttaatcataatataaaCACAAAGGTTACATACATGAGCAATCAATGAACTAATTATGTTACGAACATGCAATGATAACAAAAGGGACAGAATCACTTACAAAAATGGCAACACCCAAATCATGTGCTATTGGGCGCAAGTCGCTCTATAAATAGAATAAACAATGTTAGGACAGTAATTTAAAGGGCATAACAAGATATAAGACCATAAGCCTTCTATATACCATACTGCATGACAAATGATAATTAGAGTATCGAAATAAAAGATCACTCCAGCAAATTTGCTTTATCAGGTATGACaatatttatgtatgttttACCAAGGCAATGTATAGAACAGGGTAAGCAAAAGAGATAAAGATGCACCTAGTTGCACTAAGCATTGTGATTTGTGATTTGTGATGCGATCACAAACTGCCCAGAAAAACTCTGAGAAGAAACTTGATTTATGATAGAAAACTTATTTGTTCTTAGTATCATGGACTGCTAAATTCTACTTACAGCAGTTCTTccttatatatatttggaaagtAAAAGGTAAAACCATAGAATTTTACAATCTTTGGTCTAATATTTATATGAACTCTAGTGGGTGAACTGTATACCTCCAAGTCATATTAAATCAATGATTTTCACTTGTtattcatcaattttttttttgaacttatGCACTACTGATGTTATCACGTAATCCAAAATGAAGTTCCCTTTGTTCGCCAAGTTATCCATGAaaccaaaagaaatttgaattttgttttggtaCAGAAGAGCATTTTACATAGAATTTGtgaaatgaatttaaatattCTTAACATTATTTCTAATTCCTAGCTTCACATTATAATACGATCCTgttgggaaaaaaaaagttgttttcataaagaaataaaaggtcgtacccagtgcataaagaaataaaaggttgttttcataaagaaatcattataaaaaaacaaaagtaaaaaactTTAATTTCAAACAGTATAGCAACTGCCAGATAGCCAGgtagtgaaaaataaaagttaaataCTTGTCTAGTAATTTATTAAGATTTAAGATTCAAAAAACTAGAACCCACATGTTGTTTTCACCTTAATCTTAAGATGGGATACAAACAGTTTACAATATGAAAATATAGTTCCCAAATGATCCAATCAAGTTAGCAGATTAGGACACCATACCTCAACAGTAATCAGAACCTTGTATAGTTTTACATGTGGGAAATGCTCCCTGATCTTTCGAACGATTGGAATTGAGTACGTGACGGCTGCAAAAAGAATAGTACACCCAAATACAAGTTGCAGAGGAGCAGTTTACAAGAAATAACTTGACCGATAAAATTGTATTGCATCACAACTTACTATTTGGGCAAGCAGATGTAGTAAAGTAGAAAACTGCTGGCAAACGtccacctacaaaataaataagaagCTGCATAGAATAACAAGCAAGGTTTTGAAAGTTTTTTGTCCATGTTAAATGCAAAGGCGGTCCTTTTGGAAAGCCAGCCAGCCAGCAAGGGAGGAATATCCGAGTTCCAACTGAACTGAATATGCACTTATGGGTGGGAATTGTGAAGCAATTCTGATCAGATTATGGATCATTTTTTCATGATTGTTTTTTCTCATTATAATGTAATTAACTAACTAGTCCAAATCATACATGTTGTGTTCAATCCAATGGAATAATAGGTAGTAATCTGCAGTTGTTTACCTTTAACTTGTTTAATTGCTCTCTTATATTCCTTCTTTTCCGTCAACATGATCATGTCTTGGGGACTCGGAAACAGAAGTTCTGTAGAAACAGCCGGCAGCGCAGTCAGTGGCAGATAGATGATAAAAAacaggaagagagagagaaagagcgaGCGGGAGGGGTACTTACTTGAGCCTGGGCCTAAGGCCGAGGCCGAGAGTGCACCGGAGGCGGAGACCCTGGCTGGGAGTGAGGCCAAGGAGGAGGCGTATGCGTTGGAGGAAGGAATGGCAGATGCTGCTGCTGCGGTTGTTGGCATTGAATTGGGGGGGGCTAGGGTTTGGACCGTACGGTGATGATGAAGAAGACGACCTGGGATTGGGATTCGGGGGTTATAGCGATTGCCAATCCCAATCCCGATCATCGTCTCTCGTATCAAAACCCCACAATTCTTCCTCGccatctccatctctctctctctttctctctactctCTGTCTCGCGTCGTCGGTCTCTGCTACGAATGAAGATATCTCTCTGTAGAGATGAACGCCTTTGAGACGATATAACGGCTGAGAGTTGTTCGaattctatttatttttatttttacatttattattctaacttttttgtttttttgttttttgtttttttagatttattgttttttacaatttatcaACGACAAAATTACAACATGgacttctcctcctcctcctccatcgCAGTGTTGGTTTAGTTCCAATTCAATGGTACTTGTGTGACGCTTCAGCTGAGTCCGAAAAGACTTTCCTTGAATTGTTTTTCTATACTTGAATACTGATTGAATTATAAGCTGATAGGATCATTGATCCCCATAATCGGAAAAGAAAATTACGGGAAAGGAAAGAGCATAAAAAGTAGAAGAAATTAAAGTaaattcatatcatttcatttctcgtCGAGAAATTTTATTCAGActcatttatcttctttttaCACCAAACTTATCCTCTTTTGTCTTTAAATTCTAAAAGTGCCCAATAATTCTCTTTTTACACCCAtaatgaaaaagaacaaaaaaataaaaaataaaattacaacacTAAGAAATTCCGACCACCCCATCTCTCCAAACCCCGACCGCCCCCAATTTCTACCCGTCCCTAACCCCCCACCACCACCTCTCCTACCACCCACAATGAAAACTTCAAAGATCTCAGCCATCACTCACTCTACAAGGACTGTACAGTTAGATTGCTCGGGAACTTTATCACTCACTCTAATTTGTCGCAAATGAAGAACTTTAAGGGACTTGAAACTAGGAGTGTGTCTACAAGAGTGTAGACTTGGATTGTCAAAACTCATCAAGTTCTCCCATGCATAATGCAAGAACTGCTCCAACGTAGGCCCTTTATTTGCACTGATACTACTAGCTAGTACATAATAGCTTGTGGGCAAATGCATGTCGTTGGAAGCAAAAATGTCAGTGAAAAACTCCAACTCAAgtgtttgaactctcttttcTAATGCAAACTGAATCCAGCTATCAATGGAACTTGC harbors:
- the LOC126619435 gene encoding uncharacterized protein LOC126619435 isoform X10 — its product is MFIPPKVYVQTRESREGDGEEELWGFDRETMIGIGNRYNLQSQVVFSSSPYSPNPSPPNSMPTTVASVIPSSNAPSLASLPARVSASSALSALGPGSKLLFPSPQDMIMLTEKKEYKRAIKQVKGGRLPAVFYFTTSACPNTVTYSIPIVRKIREHFPHVKLYKVLITVEPTFLFYQNGVKVDEVVGAYADPVMDICEKLYRYVRPVETPQRTRSSWKGKTDTQQLVLQAKKDENDVVVAGGWKVGDGSMFFQWKGGAVAVDSSDVPSVSEVMKDVESLCTAPKGFSMWCFAKGLFTAKPEKRVIFSNIKDPRLKIGWFREEMEVE
- the LOC126619435 gene encoding uncharacterized protein LOC126619435 isoform X4 translates to MFIPPKVYVQTRESREGDGEEELWGFDRETMIGIGNRYNLQSQVVFSSSPYSPNPSPPNSMPTTVASVIPSSNAPSLASLPARVSASSALSALGPGSKLLFPSPQDMIMLTEKKEYKRAIKQVKGGRLPAVFYFTTSACPNTVTYSIPIVRKIREHFPHVKLYKVLITVESDLRPIAHDLGVAIFPTFLFYQNGVKVDEVVGAYADPVMDICEKLYRYVRPVETPQRTRSSWKGKTDTQQLVLQAKKDENDVVVAGGWKVGDGSMFFQWKGGAVAVDSSDVPSVSEVMKDVESLCTAPKGFSMWCFAKGLFTAKPEKRVIFSNIKDPRLKIGWFREEMEVE